Proteins from one Rosa chinensis cultivar Old Blush chromosome 7, RchiOBHm-V2, whole genome shotgun sequence genomic window:
- the LOC112178543 gene encoding uncharacterized protein LOC112178543 isoform X1 yields the protein MRFKKGSKVEVLNEKEGPSGAWQCAVIISGNGHTYGVRYDWSPNWEGQAVIERVPRKAIRPCPPPVQGADCWAVGDVVEVFDVGFWKMANLVKVFDENYYLARLLGSFEEFRIHKSRIRVRQVLKDEEWIVIGKGLGSAYHNHTSSPVSRMNLRIKLPNGNDCLPPPENNSCEDSHIVSSASLKRPSQCCSLYTEAYPRKIRAIEKESGRQQVFSRSPSSLLEKVDAVAYPRENLAEKYVHASFICPSTQYCENEKRILNGANSCFEGSSDGVFDSDACSIESVGSCSVISNSSNKLSGYNLAGHSEDEDTLCSDADSFSGGADVQEFNSFPLKGDVTAKDSRSELHAYRRTLMLMHASGSLSWEQEDLLTNLRMSLHISNDEHLMEVLKCGSVWVSWELLTHLVPKQKRTEKVPRQTSYSLAGFLLVICLCISIIIALFYSTYFSN from the exons ATGAGATTCAAGAAAGGGAGCAAGGTGGAAGTACTAAACGAAAAGGAGGGGCCTTCAGGAGCATGGCAGTGCGCTGTGATTATATCAGGCAATGGACACACTTACGGTGTTAGGTATGATTGGTCTCCTAACTGGGAAGGTCAAGCAGTTATTGAGAGAGTCCCGCGGAAGGCTATTAGGCCTTGTCCTCCGCCTGTTCAGGGTGCAGATTGTTGGGCAGTCGGTGATGTTGTTGAGGTCTTTGATGTTGGTTTCTGGAAGATGGCTAACTTAGTGAAGGTTTTTGATGAAAACTATTACTTGGCTAGGCTGCTTGGATCATTTGAGGAGTTTAGAATCCACAAATCTAGGATCAGGGTGCGTCAAGTTTTGAAAGATGAGGAATGGATTGTTATTGGAAAG GGTCTGGGATCAGCTTACCACAATCATACGAGTTCTCCAGTCTCACGAATGAATTTAAGAATAAAGCTGCCCAATGGAAATGATTGTTTACCTCCTCCGGAAAACAATAGTTGTGAGGATTCCCATATTGTCTCCTCGGCGTCATTAAAGAGACCTTCTCAATGTTGCTCTCTTTATACCGAAGCATATCCCCGAAAGATAAGAGCTATTGAGAAAGAATCGGGGCGGCAACAAGTTTTCTCTCGGTCCCCATCTTCCTTGCTTGAGAAGGTAGATGCTGTTGCTTACCCAAGAGAAAATCTGGCTGAAAAATACGTGCACGCTTCCTTTATTTGCCCTTCCACTCAATATTGTGAAAATGAGAAGCGAATTTTAAATGGTGCCAATTCATGTTTTGAAGGAAGCTCGGATGGTGTTTTTGATAGTGATGCATGCTCTATTGAATCTGTTGGTAGTTGTAGTGTTATTAGTAACAGTTCAAATAAGTTGTCCGGGTATAATCTAGCCGGTCACAGTGAAGATGAAGATACCCTTTGTAGTGATGCAGACTCTTTTTCTGGTGGTGCTGATGTGCAAGAATTTAATTCCTTTCCTCTGAAAGGGGATGTAACAGCAAAAGACTCTAGGTCGGAGTTGCATGCTTATCGCCGTACTCTAATGTTAATGCATGCTTCAGGTTCTTTAAGTTGGGAACAAGAAGATTTATTGACAAACCTCCGTATGTCCTTACACATTTCCAATGATGAACATTTGATGGAA GTTCTTAAATGTGGTTCAGTTTGGGTCTCCTGGGAATTGTTGACACATCTTGTGCCAAAGCAGAAGAGAACTGAAAAGGTTCCAAGACAAACTTCATACAGTTTAGCTGGTTTTCTTTTAGTGATATGTCTTTGTATTTCTATCATCATTGCATTATTTTACTCGACATACTTTTCAAATTAA
- the LOC112178080 gene encoding chaperone protein dnaJ 20, chloroplastic: MDDIKRAYRSMALRYHPDVVDHRADDSSMKESTQLFVQLNEAYKTLSDPVLREEYDYELGLTANSSCSSSCRRTTYKFRKDMSTVGPNLQWRQQILELKRRSNGRMARKEGSWASRVRRAEHVSTME; this comes from the coding sequence ATGGATGACATAAAGAGAGCTTACAGAAGCATGGCTCTCCGGTACCACCCTGACGTTGTGGATCATCGAGCTGATGATTCTTCGATGAAGGAGTCGACTCAGTTGTTTGTTCAGCTGAATGAGGCATACAAGACGCTGTCGGATCCCGTGTTGCGTGAGGAGTACGATTATGAATTGGGTTTGACAGCGAATTCATCATGCAGTTCATCTTGTAGGCGTACTACCTATAAATTCAGGAAGGATATGAGTACCGTTGGACCAAATTTGCAATGGCGACAACAGATTCTCGAGTTGAAGAGAAGATCGAACGGCCGTATGGCACGAAAGGAAGGATCCTGGGCTAGCAGAGTCAGGAGGGCAGAACATGTTTCAACCATGGAGTAG
- the LOC112178543 gene encoding uncharacterized protein LOC112178543 isoform X3, with the protein MRFKKGSKVEVLNEKEGPSGAWQCAVIISGNGHTYGVRYDWSPNWEGQAVIERVPRKAIRPCPPPVQGADCWAVGDVVEVFDVGFWKMANLVKVFDENYYLARLLGSFEEFRIHKSRIRVRQVLKDEEWIVIGKGLGSAYHNHTSSPVSRMNLRIKLPNGNDCLPPPENNSCEDSHIVSSASLKRPSQCCSLYTEAYPRKIRAIEKESGRQQVFSRSPSSLLEKVDAVAYPRENLAEKYVHASFICPSTQYCENEKRILNGANSCFEGSSDGVFDSDACSIESVGSCSVISNSSNKLSGYNLAGHSEDEDTLCSDADSFSGGADVQEFNSFPLKGDVTAKDSRSELHAYRRTLMLMHASGSLSWEQEDLLTNLRMSLHISNDEHLMEGHGWEAWHALLPKF; encoded by the exons ATGAGATTCAAGAAAGGGAGCAAGGTGGAAGTACTAAACGAAAAGGAGGGGCCTTCAGGAGCATGGCAGTGCGCTGTGATTATATCAGGCAATGGACACACTTACGGTGTTAGGTATGATTGGTCTCCTAACTGGGAAGGTCAAGCAGTTATTGAGAGAGTCCCGCGGAAGGCTATTAGGCCTTGTCCTCCGCCTGTTCAGGGTGCAGATTGTTGGGCAGTCGGTGATGTTGTTGAGGTCTTTGATGTTGGTTTCTGGAAGATGGCTAACTTAGTGAAGGTTTTTGATGAAAACTATTACTTGGCTAGGCTGCTTGGATCATTTGAGGAGTTTAGAATCCACAAATCTAGGATCAGGGTGCGTCAAGTTTTGAAAGATGAGGAATGGATTGTTATTGGAAAG GGTCTGGGATCAGCTTACCACAATCATACGAGTTCTCCAGTCTCACGAATGAATTTAAGAATAAAGCTGCCCAATGGAAATGATTGTTTACCTCCTCCGGAAAACAATAGTTGTGAGGATTCCCATATTGTCTCCTCGGCGTCATTAAAGAGACCTTCTCAATGTTGCTCTCTTTATACCGAAGCATATCCCCGAAAGATAAGAGCTATTGAGAAAGAATCGGGGCGGCAACAAGTTTTCTCTCGGTCCCCATCTTCCTTGCTTGAGAAGGTAGATGCTGTTGCTTACCCAAGAGAAAATCTGGCTGAAAAATACGTGCACGCTTCCTTTATTTGCCCTTCCACTCAATATTGTGAAAATGAGAAGCGAATTTTAAATGGTGCCAATTCATGTTTTGAAGGAAGCTCGGATGGTGTTTTTGATAGTGATGCATGCTCTATTGAATCTGTTGGTAGTTGTAGTGTTATTAGTAACAGTTCAAATAAGTTGTCCGGGTATAATCTAGCCGGTCACAGTGAAGATGAAGATACCCTTTGTAGTGATGCAGACTCTTTTTCTGGTGGTGCTGATGTGCAAGAATTTAATTCCTTTCCTCTGAAAGGGGATGTAACAGCAAAAGACTCTAGGTCGGAGTTGCATGCTTATCGCCGTACTCTAATGTTAATGCATGCTTCAGGTTCTTTAAGTTGGGAACAAGAAGATTTATTGACAAACCTCCGTATGTCCTTACACATTTCCAATGATGAACATTTGATGGAA GGCCATGGTTGGGAGGCTTGGCATGCCTTGCTTCCAAAGTTCTAA
- the LOC112178543 gene encoding uncharacterized protein LOC112178543 isoform X2, translating to MRFKKGSKVEVLNEKEGPSGAWQCAVIISGNGHTYGVRYDWSPNWEGQAVIERVPRKAIRPCPPPVQGADCWAVGDVVEVFDVGFWKMANLVKVFDENYYLARLLGSFEEFRIHKSRIRVRQVLKDEEWIVIGKGLGSAYHNHTSSPVSRMNLRIKLPNGNDCLPPPENNSCEDSHIVSSASLKRPSQCCSLYTEAYPRKIRAIEKESGRQQVFSRSPSSLLEKVDAVAYPRENLAEKYVHASFICPSTQYCENEKRILNGANSCFEGSSDGVFDSDACSIESVGSCSVISNSSNKLSGYNLAGHSEDEDTLCSDADSFSGGADVQEFNSFPLKGDVTAKDSRSELHAYRRTLMLMHASGSLSWEQEDLLTNLRMSLHISNDEHLMEVLKCGSVWVSWELLTHLVPKQKRTEKCQ from the exons ATGAGATTCAAGAAAGGGAGCAAGGTGGAAGTACTAAACGAAAAGGAGGGGCCTTCAGGAGCATGGCAGTGCGCTGTGATTATATCAGGCAATGGACACACTTACGGTGTTAGGTATGATTGGTCTCCTAACTGGGAAGGTCAAGCAGTTATTGAGAGAGTCCCGCGGAAGGCTATTAGGCCTTGTCCTCCGCCTGTTCAGGGTGCAGATTGTTGGGCAGTCGGTGATGTTGTTGAGGTCTTTGATGTTGGTTTCTGGAAGATGGCTAACTTAGTGAAGGTTTTTGATGAAAACTATTACTTGGCTAGGCTGCTTGGATCATTTGAGGAGTTTAGAATCCACAAATCTAGGATCAGGGTGCGTCAAGTTTTGAAAGATGAGGAATGGATTGTTATTGGAAAG GGTCTGGGATCAGCTTACCACAATCATACGAGTTCTCCAGTCTCACGAATGAATTTAAGAATAAAGCTGCCCAATGGAAATGATTGTTTACCTCCTCCGGAAAACAATAGTTGTGAGGATTCCCATATTGTCTCCTCGGCGTCATTAAAGAGACCTTCTCAATGTTGCTCTCTTTATACCGAAGCATATCCCCGAAAGATAAGAGCTATTGAGAAAGAATCGGGGCGGCAACAAGTTTTCTCTCGGTCCCCATCTTCCTTGCTTGAGAAGGTAGATGCTGTTGCTTACCCAAGAGAAAATCTGGCTGAAAAATACGTGCACGCTTCCTTTATTTGCCCTTCCACTCAATATTGTGAAAATGAGAAGCGAATTTTAAATGGTGCCAATTCATGTTTTGAAGGAAGCTCGGATGGTGTTTTTGATAGTGATGCATGCTCTATTGAATCTGTTGGTAGTTGTAGTGTTATTAGTAACAGTTCAAATAAGTTGTCCGGGTATAATCTAGCCGGTCACAGTGAAGATGAAGATACCCTTTGTAGTGATGCAGACTCTTTTTCTGGTGGTGCTGATGTGCAAGAATTTAATTCCTTTCCTCTGAAAGGGGATGTAACAGCAAAAGACTCTAGGTCGGAGTTGCATGCTTATCGCCGTACTCTAATGTTAATGCATGCTTCAGGTTCTTTAAGTTGGGAACAAGAAGATTTATTGACAAACCTCCGTATGTCCTTACACATTTCCAATGATGAACATTTGATGGAA GTTCTTAAATGTGGTTCAGTTTGGGTCTCCTGGGAATTGTTGACACATCTTGTGCCAAAGCAGAAGAGAACTGAAAAG TGCCAATAG